In the genome of Triticum urartu cultivar G1812 chromosome 5, Tu2.1, whole genome shotgun sequence, one region contains:
- the LOC125510632 gene encoding cleavage stimulation factor subunit 50 has protein sequence MDAAVQEAKLLRQVNALIVAHLRDQNLTQAAAAVAAATMTPKADASVPNHLLRLVAKGLAAEREEAARGGGAPAAFDSGAGGGGLARPLGTNAVDFSVQNVRGPSKTFPKHETRHISDHKNVARCAKFSPDGKYFATGSGDTSIKFFEVSKIKQTMLGDSKEGSGRPVVRTFYDHVQPINDLDFHPISPILISGAKDNTIKFFDFSKTAARKAFRVIQDTHNVRSVCFHPCGDYILAGTDHPVAHLYDVNTFTCFLSANPQDSSAAINQVRYSGTGSMYVTASKDGSLRIWDGVSAECIRPIIGAHGSVEATSAIFTKDERYILSSGKDSCIKLWEVGTGRLVKQYPGGVNTQFRCQAAFNETEEFVLSTDEQNNEVVIWDALTSERVARLPSGHTGAPRWLEHSPVEPVFVTCGNDRSVRFWK, from the exons ATGGACGCGGCGGTGCAGGAGGCGAAGCTGCTGCGGCAGGTGAACGCCCTCATCGTGGCGCACCTCCGCGACCAGAACCTCAcgcaggccgccgccgccgtcgccgccgccaccatgACCCCCAAGGCCGACGCCTCCGTCCCCAACCACCTACTCCGCCTCGTCGCCAAG GGCCTCGCGGCCGAGCGGGAGGAGGCGGCCAGGGGAGGCGGAGCTCCCGCCGCGTTTGACTCCGGTGCTGGCGGCGGTGGGCTGGCGCGCCCGCTCGGCACCAATGCCGTGGATTTCAG TGTGCAGAATGTTAGGGGCCCGTCCAAGACTTTCCCCAAGCATGAAACCAGGCACATCTCCGATCATAAG AATGTTGCCAGATGTGCAAAATTTAGTCCTGATGGGAAATATTTTGCAACTGGAAGTGGGGACACATCCATTAAGTTCTTTGAG GTATCGAAAATTAAGCAGACGATGTTAGGAGACTCCAAAGAAGGCTCTGGCCGGCCTGTGGTCCGTACATTTTATGACCACGTGCAG CCCATCAATGATCTGGATTTCCATCCTATTAGCCCAATACTGATATCTGGAGCAAAAGATAATACGATAAA GTTCTTTGACTTCTCCAAAACTGCTGCAAGAAAAGCATTCAGAGTTATTCAG GATACTCATAATGTTAGGTCTGTATGTTTTCATCCTTGCGGGGATTACATTTTAGCAG GGACTGATCACCCAGTAGCTCATCTCTATGATGTAAACACTTTCACATGCTTCTTATCCGCAAATCCGCAGGACTCTAGTGCTGCCATCAACCAG GTGCGTTACTCGGGTACTGGGAGCATGTATGTGACTGCTTCTAAGGATGGTTCTCTGCGCATCTGGGATGGAGTATCTGCTGAATGTATCCGTCCCATAATTGGAGCACATGGATCTGTAGAAGCTACGAGTGCAATTTTCACCAAAGACGAGAG GTACATCCTATCCAGTGGAAAGGATTCGTGTATAAAGTTATGGGAAGTTGGCACCGGAAGACTTGTGAAGCAATATCCAGGTGGTGTTAATACACAATTCCGGTGTCAG GCTGCCTTCAACGAAACGGAGGAGTTTGTACTATCAACCGACGAGCAAAACAATGAG GTTGTCATCTGGGACGCACTTACTTCCGAGAGGGTGGCAAGATTGCCCTCTGGCCATACCGGCGCCCCTAGGTGGCTGGAGCACTCCCCTGTAGAGCCAGTGTTTGTTACATGCGGAAACGATCGATCCGTCAGATTCTGGAAATAA